One genomic window of Syngnathoides biaculeatus isolate LvHL_M chromosome 13, ASM1980259v1, whole genome shotgun sequence includes the following:
- the LOC133510439 gene encoding organic cation/carnitine transporter 2-like isoform X1 has product MGELMANLDVVNLQNIYWKESELAKSVLKRTWGNSSQLDPHGVDSFNWAGADSCHRNKVGTNWSEAVEPSNGTDRCVDGWLFSTERYTIVSEWELVCENAWKVPFSTSAYFAGVLLGSLFGGQLSDRFGRKRVLFFAIGLQSVIALIQATSVNWLMFCTFNCLRGVGHSSTYMASLVLGSEMLCESARLRFSTLGLTLTFSIGYALLPLFAYFIRGWRLLLVASAVPGLLYIATWRLIPESPRWLLQRGRVKEADAIVRQAAKMNRIPAPGIIFKPSEGLVLVQKPVEDKRIYTFMDLISTANLRNITGLGFFIWWTITMMFFGLSLNTSNLKGNIYLNSLVSAATEAVANVSTWFLINRVPRPTLLFFTLVFSGITLLVVKLVPEGLCFRLMLIMLSTVQYCLKTRCCLFLCFSFTDMDATFQVLVILGKLGVSVAYSFIYVFFTELYPTVVRNTGLGVLSTAGRLGTIISPYVIYIGIYSNILPYIIFGSFSIVAAIFSILLPDTRNCKFPDLISETKPIQRYIAVFVVQQYMNGD; this is encoded by the exons ATGGGAGAATTGATGGCTAACCTCGATGTTGTAAATCTACAAAATATCTACTGGAAGGAATCAGAACTGGCGAAATCGGTGTTAAAAAG GACTTGGGGAAACTCTTCGCAACTCGACCCGCACGGCGTGGATTCTTTCAACTGGGCTGGAGCCGACAGCTGTCATCGGAACAAAGTGGGCACCAACTGGAGCGAGGCAGTCGAACCGAGCAACGGCACGGATCGATGCGTGGATGGATGGCTCTTCAGCACCGAGAGGTACACCATCGTGTCTGAG TGGGAGCTGGTGTGTGAAaatgcatggaaggttcccttcTCTACTTCTGCGTACTTTGCCGGAGTCCTGCTTGGATCCCTCTTCGGTGGTCAACTCTCAGACCG GTTTGGGAGAAAGCGAGTGCTTTTTTTCGCCATTGGCTTACAGTCCGTCATCGCCTTGATCCAGGCCACCTCTGTCAACTGGCTCATGTTCTGCACTTTTAACTGCCTGAGAGGAGTGGGCCATTCTTCCACCTACATGGCATCACTGGTTCTGG GGTCTGAGATGCTGTGTGAGTCTGCCAGATTACGTTTCTCTACACTGGGCCTTACTCTTACTTTTAGCATCGGCTATGCCCTGTTGCCACTCTTTGCCTACTTCATTCGAGGCTGGAGGCTTTTGCTGGTTGCTAGCGCTGTCCCAGGCCTTCTCTACATCGCTACTTGGAG GCTGATTCCGGAGTCACCTCGCTGGCTTTTACAGAGAGGGCGAGTGAAGGAGGCTGACGCGATCGTGCGGCAAGCTGCCAAAATGAACAGAATCCCGGCACCAGGCATCATATTTAAGCCTTCTGAAGGCTTGGTATTGGTA CAAAAACcagttgaggataagcggatctaTACATTTATGGACCTGATAAGCACTGCTAACCTGAGGAACATTACAGGTCTTGGCTTTTTCATATG GTGGACGATCACCATGATGTTTTTTGGGCTCTCTCTCAATACAAGTAACCTGAAAGGAAACATTTACCTTAACTCCCTCGTTTCGGCAGCCACTGAAGCGGTGGCAAATGTTTCCACTTGGTTCTTGATCAACAGAGTTCCGCGGCCCACGCTGTTGTTCTTCACGCTGGTATTCTCTGGAATAACGCTCCTCGTGGTTAAACTTGTCCCGGAGGGTTTGTGTTTCAGATTAATGCTGATAATGCTTTCTACCGTacaatattgtttgaaaacccGCTGTTGTTTGTTcctctgtttttcttttacagacatggatgccacatttcaggttttgGTTATTTTAGGGAAGCTGGGTGTGTCTGTGGCTTACAGTTTTATCTACGTATTTTTCACCGAGCTGTACCCCACCGTGGTCAGGAACACAGGCTTGGGAGTTTTGTCCACAGCTGGACGCTTGGGCACCATCATCTCCCCTTATGTCATCTACATAG GGATTTACAGCAACATACTCCCTTATATCATTTTTGGTTCATTCAGCATCGTAGCTGCTATTTTTAGTATCTTGCTCCCAGACACGAGAAACTGCAAATTTCCCGATCTCATCAGTGAAACCAAACCTATTCAAAGGTACATTGCTGTCTTTGTTGTACAACAATATATGAACGGTGATTAA
- the LOC133510439 gene encoding organic cation/carnitine transporter 2-like isoform X2, with protein MGELMANLDVVNLQNIYWKESELAKSVLKRTWGNSSQLDPHGVDSFNWAGADSCHRNKVGTNWSEAVEPSNGTDRCVDGWLFSTERYTIVSEWELVCENAWKVPFSTSAYFAGVLLGSLFGGQLSDRFGRKRVLFFAIGLQSVIALIQATSVNWLMFCTFNCLRGVGHSSTYMASLVLGSEMLCESARLRFSTLGLTLTFSIGYALLPLFAYFIRGWRLLLVASAVPGLLYIATWRLIPESPRWLLQRGRVKEADAIVRQAAKMNRIPAPGIIFKPSEGLVLVQKPVEDKRIYTFMDLISTANLRNITGGRSP; from the exons ATGGGAGAATTGATGGCTAACCTCGATGTTGTAAATCTACAAAATATCTACTGGAAGGAATCAGAACTGGCGAAATCGGTGTTAAAAAG GACTTGGGGAAACTCTTCGCAACTCGACCCGCACGGCGTGGATTCTTTCAACTGGGCTGGAGCCGACAGCTGTCATCGGAACAAAGTGGGCACCAACTGGAGCGAGGCAGTCGAACCGAGCAACGGCACGGATCGATGCGTGGATGGATGGCTCTTCAGCACCGAGAGGTACACCATCGTGTCTGAG TGGGAGCTGGTGTGTGAAaatgcatggaaggttcccttcTCTACTTCTGCGTACTTTGCCGGAGTCCTGCTTGGATCCCTCTTCGGTGGTCAACTCTCAGACCG GTTTGGGAGAAAGCGAGTGCTTTTTTTCGCCATTGGCTTACAGTCCGTCATCGCCTTGATCCAGGCCACCTCTGTCAACTGGCTCATGTTCTGCACTTTTAACTGCCTGAGAGGAGTGGGCCATTCTTCCACCTACATGGCATCACTGGTTCTGG GGTCTGAGATGCTGTGTGAGTCTGCCAGATTACGTTTCTCTACACTGGGCCTTACTCTTACTTTTAGCATCGGCTATGCCCTGTTGCCACTCTTTGCCTACTTCATTCGAGGCTGGAGGCTTTTGCTGGTTGCTAGCGCTGTCCCAGGCCTTCTCTACATCGCTACTTGGAG GCTGATTCCGGAGTCACCTCGCTGGCTTTTACAGAGAGGGCGAGTGAAGGAGGCTGACGCGATCGTGCGGCAAGCTGCCAAAATGAACAGAATCCCGGCACCAGGCATCATATTTAAGCCTTCTGAAGGCTTGGTATTGGTA CAAAAACcagttgaggataagcggatctaTACATTTATGGACCTGATAAGCACTGCTAACCTGAGGAACATTACAG GTGGACGATCACCATGA